The Zygotorulaspora mrakii chromosome 4, complete sequence nucleotide sequence TTGTGCACCTCGAAGTTATAGTTTGGCGGTAATAATTTAACACTTTCATTGAGCTCCTTGTcatttaaaatttcatctgGTATATGATTGATAGCTCTCGTAGCATTGATTCTGGTTCTTGGTCTATGAACTACCGCAGATTTGTCATTACCTGAGGAAGAGTTAGAAtaatcatcttttttgatgccAACGAATCTTCTCCTGGCAGTTTTAGTCACTTCGGCCATCCTAGTTGTGCAGTCTGTGTAAACGCACAGGTCTTCATCGGCTACAAGAAACTTGagtatatttttttaatagccataacaaatttttcaattttagaAGGTCCGTCCTGTCCGTAAGTTAAAAAATCGATGAGCATCTTACAGAGAatgttgatgaaataaaacCAAAACGACCAAAGATGTTGACACCCAAGTTTGAAGTAACTCaggatgatgaatttgTGTTTGTGACTGTTATAATATCCAGTATACGTTTCAATGCTGCCGGTCTTGAAATGGTAGTGAACGACAATGTGTTCGTTTTTCACTTGTCTCCCTACTATCTGAGGTTAAGATTCCCATATAACattgttgatgatgaaagatCGACCGCAAAGTATCAAGCAGGCAATGAAaccatcaaaattcaaCTACCGAAGGAGGAGAAGGGTAAGTTCTTCGAAGATTTAGATGTGCCCACGAAATTGCTGGCACGCCAAGGCGATTTGATTGGTGCTGATACAATTGACgagaacaaaaaagaggCCACTGGGCCACTTATTCAGGAAATTGACGTTACACCTAAAACTTTGGAGGTTGAGAATATTCAATCAGTGGGAGAAGCATTCAATTGGGAAATCGAGCAGACGCCACATGATGTCGCAGATGGTTTGTTAGCTATAAAGTatggatttgaaaatcaaTATAATAGTATAATACAAGTATCAGTATCAAATGGGAACGACATTAATGAATTAAATGATCCGGAACATACCTCAGCCAACGATCGCGTTGAAGAGCGACTacagaaagaaaacttGAAGTTTGATCCTGAATACTACGTCTCTGAATATATGATTTTTAAACACGAATCACCAGAAGATCTAGAAATCAATGGAATACAGGAGATATTAAAATACACACCACCTGTGGTTAAGGAGTACTTAAAATGGTATAAAAAGagtaatgaagatgataaagCTATGCCAGTTGAATTTACAGAAAAGGAGCAAAATCAAATGCATGAAAATATACCGCGTAAAGAATATTTAGTTAGTGATGCCAAAAGATTGTACATTACTATTTTGAGCTTACTTTTTGCACACGTTTTCACTCTCTTAGAAACTGAGGGTACCCAAAATCCAGAGATACCGTGGACGATCGGAAAGCTAACACCACAAATATCATCTTTGGATCAACAACTTTTAACTGACGATGCAATCAAATATCATTCAATAATAAAAGCTGCCATTGTGACAGGTATTAGAAGATCATTAAGTTATCCACTTCATAGGAACTATGAGTT carries:
- the SHQ1 gene encoding Hsp90 cochaperone SHQ1 (similar to Saccharomyces cerevisiae SHQ1 (YIL104C); ancestral locus Anc_2.271), producing MLTPKFEVTQDDEFVFVTVIISSIRFNAAGLEMVVNDNVFVFHLSPYYLRLRFPYNIVDDERSTAKYQAGNETIKIQLPKEEKGKFFEDLDVPTKLLARQGDLIGADTIDENKKEATGPLIQEIDVTPKTLEVENIQSVGEAFNWEIEQTPHDVADGLLAIKYGFENQYNSIIQVSVSNGNDINELNDPEHTSANDRVEERLQKENLKFDPEYYVSEYMIFKHESPEDLEINGIQEILKYTPPVVKEYLKWYKKSNEDDKAMPVEFTEKEQNQMHENIPRKEYLVSDAKRLYITILSLLFAHVFTLLETEGTQNPEIPWTIGKLTPQISSLDQQLLTDDAIKYHSIIKAAIVTGIRRSLSYPLHRNYELSLKAWTFVYYLLRGGKRLVIKCLLNIHEVFRYHDVYYVYNKMLLDDLCSWFISQGNETVIKSLAIETKKEIDLLTKEDIGFECMSDFNPETGEPIWENMTIKEMEILAEIQYQESQLASDQQS